The following proteins are encoded in a genomic region of Glycine soja cultivar W05 chromosome 17, ASM419377v2, whole genome shotgun sequence:
- the LOC114392981 gene encoding calcium uniporter protein 3, mitochondrial-like, whose protein sequence is MVLQKLLSKRFFDGVKMRPFERSVVSSPTMQQQVIAPPSMPGASSADGGFLRRFFLLRQAVYHSSPARFPDFLSLPVGEKLREKLKSINNIAGIGDCCVALAPAPMASDAVFGSGMSVSHARKILRVPQMEKVKAKLRNVSESSVPYSEFLRICVETCENHEQGAKFAKILDESGNVIVLGKAVFLRPEEVAKSIELNLSINSQSK, encoded by the exons ATGGTGCTTCAGAAACTGTTATCAAAGCGTTTCTTTGACGGTGTCAAAATGAGGCCGTTTGAACGCAGTGTCGTGTCGTCTCCAACTATGCAACAACAAGTCATCGCGCCTCCGAGCATGCCGGGAGCGAGTTCGGCAGACGGAGGATTTCTCCGGCGGTTTTTCCTCCTCCGGCAAGCGGTGTACCACTCCAGTCCGGCACGTTTCCCGGATTTCCTGTCTCTCCCCGTCGGAGAGAAGCTCCGGGAGAAACTCAAAAGCATCAACAACATAGCCGGCATAGGAGACTGTTGTGTTGCTCTCGCTCCGGCACCTATGGCCAGCGATGCGGTGTTTGGAAGTGGAATGTCTGTCAGCCACGCGAGGAAGATTTTGAGGGTGCCGCAAATGGAGAAGGTGAAGGCAAAGCTGAGAAACGTTTCGGAGAGTTCGGTTCCGTACTCGGAGTTTTTGCGGATCTGCGTTGAGACGTGTGAGAATCATGAGCAAGGGGCTAAGTTCGCAAAGATCTTGGATGAATCCGGAAACGTCATCGTTTTGGGGAAAGCAGTTTTTCTCCGGCCAGAGGAG GTGGCAAAATCAATAGAGCTTAATCTATCAATCAATAGCCAATCCAAATGA
- the LOC114392934 gene encoding calcium uniporter protein 4, mitochondrial-like: MALRKLLSKRFFDRIKTRPFERSVVSSPTMQQQVITPPSMPGASSADGGFLLRFFLLRRAVYHSGPARFPDFLSLPVGEKLREKLKGINNIAGIGDCCVALAPAPMASDAVFGSGMSVSHARKILRVPQMEKVKAKLRNVSESSVPYSEFLRICVETCENHEQGAEFAKILDESGNVIVLGKAVFLRPEEVAKSIESLIYQSIANPNDPRRKELELMEKQKWMIDEKAKAQVRAELYFGLGFLTVQTLGFMRLTFWELSWDVMEPICFFVTSFGFALAYLFFLKTSTEPTFQGFFHHRFKAKQERLMKTHNFDMSRYNELFKACYTNYHGGAKFESSYPFHYLGETHLTDLRALHR; this comes from the exons ATGGCGCTTCGAAAACTGTTATCGAAGCGTTTCTTCGACCGTATCAAAACGAGGCCGTTTGAACGCAGCGTGGTGTCATCTCCAACTATGCAACAACAAGTCATCACGCCTCCGAGCATGCCGGGAGCGAGTTCGGCAGATGGAGGATTTCTCTTGCGGTTTTTCCTCCTCCGGCGAGCGGTGTACCACTCCGGTCCGGCACGGTTCCCAGATTTCCTGTCTCTCCCCGTCGGAGAGAAGCTCCGGGAGAAACTCAAAGGCATCAACAACATAGCCGGCATAGGAGACTGTTGCGTTGCTCTCGCTCCGGCACCTATGGCCAGCGATGCGGTGTTTGGAAGTGGAATGTCTGTCAGCCATGCGAGGAAGATTTTGAGGGTGCCACAAATGGAGAAGGTGAAAGCAAAGCTGAGAAACGTTTCGGAGAGTTCGGTTCCGTATTCAGAGTTTTTGCGAATCTGCGTTGAGACGTGTGAGAATCATGAACAAGGGGCTGAGTTCGCGAAGATCTTGGATGAATCCGGAAACGTCATCGTTTTAGGGAAGGCAGTTTTTCTCCGGCCAGAGGAG GTGGCAAAATCAATAGAGAGCTTAATCTATCAATCAATAGCCAATCCAAATGACCCTAGAAGGAAGGAGCTAGAGCTGATGGAGAAGCAAAAGTGGATGATTGATGAAAAGGCCAAGGCCCAGGTCCGAGCTGAGCTTTATTTTGGGCTGGGCTTCTTGACGGTCCAGACCCTCGGGTTCATGAGGCTCACTTTCTGGGAACTAAGTTGGGATGTGATGGAGCCCATATGCTTCTTTGTTACCTCATTCGGCTTCGCTCTTGCTTATCTTTTCTTCCTCAAGACCTCCACAGAACCCACCTTTCAGGGCTTCTTCCATCACCGGTTTAAGGCCAAGCAAGAGCGTCTCATGAAGACACACAACTTTGACATGAGTAGGTACAACGAGCTATTTAAGGCATGCTATACAAATTATCATGGTGGTGCCAAATTTGAATCTTCTTATCCCTTCCACTACCTTGGGGAGACACATCTAACTGATCTAAGAGCCTTGCATCGTTGA